The Amycolatopsis sp. 195334CR genome window below encodes:
- a CDS encoding murein transglycosylase has translation MVEPSSSVEALPRSPRPRRGGLLPRLALVATLVVAGLVLVLTIGVTRNEQRDPENTPPLPVPDQRPQPGVAVPKAALPAPEDRLNASDQAELDAWAQRVGRATSVPERVLAGYGKAEMWMRSQQPGCHISWAMLAGIGRVESQHAGFGGAEVGPDGRVTKPIIGIPLDGSPGVKAIPDTDGGKLDGDTQWDRAVGPMQFLPTTWQRHAARAAGDGGTPDPQNIDDAALTAARYLCSSGGDLSKPDGWWKAVLTYNESVSYGQDVFSGADAYAAAIPAQ, from the coding sequence GTGGTCGAACCCTCCTCCTCTGTTGAGGCGTTGCCTCGGTCGCCGCGGCCTCGGCGCGGTGGGTTGCTGCCGCGGCTTGCGCTGGTGGCGACGCTGGTCGTGGCTGGGCTGGTGCTCGTGCTCACCATCGGCGTGACCCGCAACGAGCAACGGGATCCCGAGAACACCCCGCCCCTGCCGGTCCCCGACCAGCGTCCCCAGCCCGGGGTGGCCGTGCCCAAGGCCGCCCTCCCGGCCCCCGAGGACCGCCTCAACGCCTCCGACCAGGCCGAGCTCGACGCCTGGGCGCAACGGGTGGGCCGCGCGACCTCGGTGCCCGAACGCGTGCTCGCCGGGTACGGCAAGGCCGAGATGTGGATGCGCTCGCAACAACCCGGCTGCCACATCTCCTGGGCCATGCTGGCCGGCATCGGCCGCGTCGAGTCGCAGCACGCCGGGTTCGGGGGTGCCGAGGTGGGCCCCGACGGCCGCGTGACCAAGCCGATCATCGGCATCCCGCTCGACGGGTCGCCCGGCGTCAAGGCCATCCCGGACACCGACGGCGGCAAGCTCGACGGCGACACCCAGTGGGACCGCGCCGTCGGCCCGATGCAGTTCCTGCCCACCACCTGGCAGCGCCACGCCGCCCGCGCGGCCGGTGACGGCGGCACCCCCGACCCGCAGAACATCGACGACGCCGCGTTGACCGCCGCCCGCTACCTCTGCTCGTCCGGCGGTGACCTGAGCAAACCGGACGGCTGGTGGAAGGCCGTGCTCACCTACAACGAATCGGTCTCCTACGGCCAGGACGTGTTCAGCGGCGCCGACGCCTACGCCGCCGCGATCCCCGCTCAGTAG
- a CDS encoding cysteine hydrolase family protein: MIFSPATTALVLVDLQARTLGMLPWQPYPGERVAAVALEVRAAFHAAGAPVFVVQHHYPDGDGAELVFTVDEREKLITKRTVGAFHRTGLDEALRAANVETVVFAGIATNFGVESSLRAALDLGYEVVAVSDAMTSIDAESHDVAVSKIFPHLGRVVTAAELLRAQP, from the coding sequence ATGATCTTTTCCCCGGCCACCACCGCACTGGTACTCGTCGACCTGCAGGCGCGCACCCTGGGCATGCTGCCGTGGCAGCCGTACCCCGGCGAGCGCGTGGCCGCCGTCGCACTCGAGGTGCGCGCGGCCTTCCACGCCGCGGGCGCGCCGGTTTTCGTGGTCCAGCACCACTATCCGGACGGCGACGGCGCCGAGTTGGTGTTCACCGTGGACGAGCGCGAAAAGCTGATCACCAAACGGACCGTCGGCGCCTTCCACCGCACCGGGCTCGACGAGGCACTGCGCGCGGCGAACGTGGAAACCGTCGTGTTCGCCGGGATCGCCACGAATTTCGGCGTGGAATCGAGCCTGCGCGCCGCACTCGACCTCGGTTACGAAGTGGTCGCCGTTTCCGACGCGATGACGTCGATCGACGCCGAAAGCCACGACGTGGCGGTGTCGAAGATCTTCCCGCACCTCGGCCGCGTGGTCACCGCCGCCGAACTGCTACGGGCTCAGCCGTAG
- a CDS encoding class I SAM-dependent methyltransferase, producing the protein MGPAFLFDEQAPAYDANGFHDLVATELVAGLEPPAEHVLDAATGTGAAAFAALRLLDPARVTAVDLSGGMIERAKQRAAELDPAGRIDWRTGSAVPAPVSEVDLVLCASSLHFLGLPALEDWLRVLKPGGRVAFTLPYAGTFNPSGPIAEHVAADLPIPSDVDEAAAVAAGFAEVRVRRWEADDRVVFLVYGRKP; encoded by the coding sequence ATGGGGCCCGCATTCCTGTTCGACGAGCAAGCACCCGCCTACGACGCCAACGGTTTCCACGACCTGGTCGCCACCGAGTTGGTCGCCGGTCTCGAACCGCCCGCCGAGCACGTGCTCGACGCGGCCACCGGTACCGGAGCTGCCGCCTTCGCCGCGTTGCGGCTGCTCGACCCGGCACGCGTCACCGCGGTCGATCTCTCCGGCGGCATGATCGAACGCGCGAAGCAGCGTGCCGCCGAACTCGACCCGGCGGGCCGGATCGACTGGCGCACCGGGTCCGCCGTCCCGGCGCCGGTGTCCGAAGTGGACCTGGTGCTCTGCGCCTCCTCGCTGCACTTCCTCGGCCTGCCAGCACTGGAAGACTGGCTGCGCGTGCTGAAGCCCGGCGGCCGGGTCGCGTTCACGCTGCCGTATGCCGGGACCTTCAACCCGTCCGGGCCGATCGCCGAGCACGTCGCCGCCGACCTGCCCATTCCGTCCGATGTGGACGAAGCGGCCGCGGTCGCGGCCGGCTTCGCCGAGGTGCGGGTGCGGCGCTGGGAGGCCGACGACCGCGTGGTCTTCCTGGTCTACGGCCGCAAACCCTGA
- a CDS encoding acyl-CoA desaturase gives MTATLDRSPSGDSPAAKGPKPVLSGQRSFPIQFSVYLGVILPLLALLVAVPFAWGWGLSWVDVGLFVLFYCISGLGITVSYHRYFTHGSFKAKPWLRVVLAIAGSMALQGPVITWVADHRRHHAFSDRDGDPHSPWAFGTTPLAVAKGFWHAHMGWLFERDQTNAERFAPDLVNDPAIARVNRQFGLWTLVSLAGPGLLGGLITWSFWGAVTAFFWAGLVRVCVLHHVTWSVNSICHMIGERPFTARDRSANFWPLAIFSFGESWHNLHHADPTSARHGVQRGQIDISARLIWIFEKLGWAHSVRWPTPQRLARLSTESK, from the coding sequence ATGACGGCCACCCTTGACCGTTCCCCCTCTGGCGATTCCCCAGCGGCGAAAGGCCCCAAACCGGTCCTCAGCGGCCAGCGGTCCTTTCCCATCCAGTTCTCGGTCTACCTCGGGGTGATCCTGCCCCTGCTGGCGCTGCTGGTCGCGGTTCCCTTCGCCTGGGGGTGGGGCCTCAGCTGGGTGGACGTCGGGCTCTTCGTGCTCTTCTACTGCATCAGCGGGCTGGGGATCACCGTCTCCTACCACCGCTACTTCACCCACGGCTCGTTCAAGGCGAAGCCGTGGCTGCGGGTGGTGCTGGCCATCGCCGGCAGCATGGCGCTGCAGGGCCCGGTGATCACCTGGGTCGCCGACCACCGCCGCCACCACGCCTTCTCCGACCGCGACGGCGACCCGCACTCGCCGTGGGCCTTCGGCACCACCCCGCTGGCGGTGGCGAAGGGCTTCTGGCACGCGCACATGGGCTGGCTGTTCGAGCGCGACCAGACCAACGCCGAGCGCTTCGCCCCGGACCTGGTCAACGACCCGGCCATCGCGCGGGTGAACCGCCAGTTCGGCCTGTGGACCCTGGTCAGCCTGGCCGGTCCCGGCCTGCTCGGCGGCCTGATCACCTGGTCGTTCTGGGGCGCGGTGACCGCGTTCTTCTGGGCCGGGCTGGTCCGCGTCTGCGTGCTGCACCACGTGACCTGGTCGGTCAACTCGATCTGCCACATGATCGGTGAGCGCCCGTTCACCGCGCGCGACCGGTCGGCGAACTTCTGGCCGCTGGCCATCTTCAGCTTCGGCGAGTCGTGGCACAACCTGCACCACGCCGACCCGACCTCGGCGCGCCACGGCGTGCAGCGCGGGCAGATCGACATCTCCGCGCGGCTGATCTGGATCTTCGAAAAGCTCGGCTGGGCGCACAGCGTGCGGTGGCCGACCCCGCAGCGTTTGGCCCGGCTTTCGACGGAGTCCAAATAA
- the mfd gene encoding transcription-repair coupling factor, translated as MSDAVLSGLVESTLSGSALRPVLERAGAPLLELQGPTAARQLVAAVLAAPGGAGRPVLAVTATGREADELTSALSAMLGPDAVVDFPSWETLPHERLSPRADTVGRRLEVLHRLNGPDQGGLRVVVATVRSLIQPMAPGLGTLAPVELTVGEEQEFEGVLARLVELAYTRVDMVEKRGEFAVRGGILDVFPPTAEHPHRVEFWGDEVSEIRAFAVSDQRSLPGEIAAVVAPPCRELLLTPEVKARAAELAQTHAADAQLAEMLTKLADGIPCEGMEALIPVLCAGELELLTDAMPAGTHVLLADPEKIRARAHDLVRTGQEFLEASWTTAAVGGSAPIDLGASAYRDLSEVAAHAQDTKRPWWTLSQLTTEGEDVVHVAAEAAPAYRGEFERAITDLRAHTAAGGAAVVVVAGHGTASRVTEQLGAAEVPARQVDRLEKAPETGFVTITCGGLVDGFVLPEQALVVLSEADLTGRGAGAGTSTRDLNTKMPSRRRNAVDPIALKAGDYVVHDQHGIGRFVEMVQRTVAGATREYLLLEYASSKRGHPGDRLFVPTDQLDEVSRYVGGELPTLNKLGGSDWKNTKVKARKAVKEIAAELVQLYAARQAAPGHAFGPDTPWQSELEDAFPFTETNDQLAAIDEVKTDMQRGVPMDRVICGDVGYGKTEIAVRAAFKAVQDGKQVAVLVPTTLLAQQHLSTFAERMQAFPVTIKGLSRFTSKAESDLVLEGLAAGEVDIVIGTHRLLQTGIRYKDLGLVIVDEEQRFGVEHKEHIKALRTHVDVLTMSATPIPRTLEMSLAGIREMSTILTPPEDRHPILTYVGGYDDKQVGAAIRRELLRDGQVFYVHNRVSSIEKAAKRIRELVPEARVVTAHGQMNEEKLEKIIAGFWEREFDVLVCTTIVETGLDISNANTLIVERGDLLGLAQLHQLRGRVGRGRERGYAYFLYPAEAPLTETAHDRLATIAQNTELGAGMAVAMKDLEIRGAGNILGAEQSGHIAGVGFDLYVRLVGEAVDVFRRSAGAEPLEDEAPAEVRVDLPVDAHIPHDYVPGERLRLEAYRKIAAATDGAALDAVREELVDRYGQPPASVGRLLAVARFRHACRAAGVTEVSTQGNSIRFAPLPLADSQLVRLKRLYPKAMYKAVTHTVSVPKPTEGPAGGRMGAPPLRDEPLLDWCTKLLESLAKAPAAVG; from the coding sequence GTGAGCGACGCCGTTTTGTCCGGTCTCGTCGAGTCCACCCTGTCCGGTTCCGCGCTGCGCCCCGTGCTGGAGCGCGCCGGTGCCCCGCTGCTCGAACTGCAGGGTCCGACGGCGGCGCGGCAGCTGGTCGCGGCCGTGCTCGCCGCGCCGGGCGGGGCGGGCAGGCCGGTGCTCGCGGTCACCGCCACCGGCCGCGAGGCCGACGAACTGACCTCCGCCCTCTCCGCGATGCTCGGCCCGGACGCGGTCGTCGACTTCCCGTCCTGGGAGACGCTCCCGCACGAACGGCTCTCGCCGCGCGCGGACACCGTCGGCCGCCGCCTCGAGGTGCTGCACCGGCTCAACGGCCCCGACCAGGGCGGCCTGCGCGTGGTGGTGGCCACCGTGCGCAGCCTGATCCAGCCGATGGCACCCGGACTGGGCACGCTGGCCCCGGTCGAGCTGACCGTGGGCGAGGAGCAGGAGTTCGAGGGCGTGCTCGCGCGCCTGGTCGAGCTGGCCTACACCCGGGTCGACATGGTGGAGAAGCGCGGGGAGTTCGCCGTGCGCGGCGGCATTCTGGACGTCTTCCCGCCGACCGCCGAGCACCCGCACCGCGTCGAGTTCTGGGGTGACGAGGTCAGCGAGATCCGTGCCTTCGCGGTGTCGGACCAGCGGTCGCTGCCCGGTGAGATCGCCGCCGTGGTCGCGCCGCCGTGCCGTGAGCTGCTGCTCACCCCGGAGGTCAAGGCGCGGGCCGCCGAGCTGGCGCAGACCCACGCCGCGGACGCCCAGCTGGCCGAGATGCTCACCAAGCTCGCCGACGGGATCCCTTGTGAGGGAATGGAAGCGCTCATCCCGGTGCTGTGCGCCGGCGAACTGGAGCTGCTCACCGACGCGATGCCCGCCGGGACCCACGTCCTGCTCGCCGACCCGGAGAAGATCCGCGCGCGGGCGCACGACCTGGTCCGCACCGGACAGGAGTTCCTCGAAGCCTCGTGGACCACGGCCGCCGTCGGCGGCTCGGCGCCGATCGACCTCGGCGCCTCCGCCTACCGAGACCTCTCCGAGGTGGCCGCGCACGCACAGGACACCAAGCGCCCGTGGTGGACGCTGTCGCAGCTGACCACCGAGGGCGAGGACGTGGTGCACGTCGCGGCCGAGGCCGCACCCGCCTACCGCGGGGAGTTCGAGCGCGCGATCACCGACCTCCGCGCGCACACCGCGGCCGGTGGCGCGGCGGTGGTGGTGGTCGCCGGGCACGGCACGGCCAGCCGGGTGACCGAGCAGCTCGGGGCCGCCGAGGTGCCCGCGCGCCAGGTGGACCGGCTGGAGAAGGCGCCGGAGACCGGCTTCGTGACGATCACCTGCGGTGGCCTGGTCGACGGCTTCGTGCTGCCGGAGCAGGCGCTGGTGGTGCTCAGCGAGGCGGACCTGACCGGCCGCGGCGCCGGCGCCGGAACGTCCACAAGGGACCTCAACACCAAGATGCCCTCGCGGCGCCGCAACGCGGTCGACCCGATCGCGCTCAAGGCGGGCGACTACGTGGTCCACGACCAGCACGGCATCGGCCGGTTCGTGGAGATGGTGCAGCGCACGGTGGCCGGCGCCACCCGCGAGTACCTGCTGCTGGAGTACGCCTCGTCCAAGCGCGGCCACCCCGGCGACCGGTTGTTCGTGCCGACCGACCAGCTCGACGAGGTCTCGCGCTACGTCGGCGGTGAGCTGCCCACGTTGAACAAGCTCGGCGGCTCCGACTGGAAGAACACCAAGGTCAAGGCCCGGAAGGCGGTCAAGGAGATCGCCGCCGAGCTGGTCCAGCTCTACGCCGCCCGCCAGGCCGCGCCCGGCCACGCCTTCGGCCCGGACACGCCGTGGCAGAGCGAGCTCGAGGACGCCTTCCCGTTCACCGAGACCAACGACCAGCTCGCCGCCATCGACGAGGTCAAGACCGACATGCAGCGCGGGGTCCCGATGGACCGGGTGATCTGCGGTGACGTCGGCTACGGCAAGACCGAGATCGCCGTGCGGGCGGCGTTCAAGGCGGTGCAGGACGGCAAGCAGGTGGCCGTGCTGGTACCGACCACGCTCCTCGCGCAGCAGCACCTGAGCACCTTCGCCGAGCGCATGCAGGCGTTCCCGGTGACCATCAAGGGCCTGTCGCGGTTCACCTCGAAGGCCGAGTCGGACCTGGTGCTCGAAGGGCTGGCCGCGGGCGAGGTGGACATCGTCATCGGCACGCACCGCCTGCTGCAGACCGGTATCCGCTACAAGGACCTCGGCCTGGTGATCGTGGACGAGGAGCAGCGGTTCGGCGTCGAGCACAAGGAGCACATCAAGGCCCTGCGCACGCACGTCGACGTGCTGACCATGTCGGCGACGCCGATCCCGCGCACGCTGGAGATGTCGCTGGCCGGCATCCGCGAGATGTCCACCATCCTCACCCCGCCGGAAGACCGGCACCCGATCCTGACCTACGTCGGCGGTTACGACGACAAGCAGGTCGGCGCCGCCATCCGCCGCGAACTGCTGCGCGACGGCCAGGTGTTCTACGTGCACAACCGGGTTTCGTCGATCGAGAAGGCGGCGAAGCGGATCCGCGAGCTGGTGCCGGAGGCGCGGGTGGTCACCGCGCACGGGCAGATGAACGAGGAGAAGCTCGAAAAGATCATCGCCGGGTTCTGGGAGCGCGAGTTCGACGTGCTGGTGTGCACGACGATCGTCGAGACCGGGCTGGACATCTCCAACGCGAACACGCTGATCGTCGAGCGCGGCGACCTGCTCGGCCTGGCCCAGCTGCACCAGTTGCGCGGGCGCGTCGGCCGCGGGCGCGAGCGCGGGTACGCGTACTTCCTGTACCCGGCCGAGGCGCCGCTCACCGAGACCGCGCACGACCGGCTCGCCACCATCGCGCAGAACACCGAGCTCGGTGCGGGCATGGCGGTCGCGATGAAGGACCTGGAGATCCGCGGCGCGGGCAACATCCTGGGCGCCGAGCAGTCCGGCCACATCGCGGGCGTCGGCTTCGACCTGTACGTGCGGCTGGTCGGCGAGGCGGTGGACGTGTTCCGCCGCAGCGCGGGCGCGGAGCCGCTGGAGGACGAGGCACCCGCCGAGGTACGGGTGGACCTGCCGGTGGACGCGCACATCCCGCACGACTACGTGCCCGGCGAGCGGCTGCGGCTGGAGGCGTACCGCAAGATCGCCGCGGCCACCGACGGCGCGGCGCTGGACGCGGTCCGCGAGGAACTGGTCGACCGGTACGGGCAGCCGCCCGCGTCGGTGGGCCGGTTGCTGGCGGTGGCGCGGTTCCGGCACGCCTGCCGCGCGGCGGGCGTGACCGAGGTGTCCACCCAGGGCAACAGCATCCGGTTCGCCCCGCTGCCGCTGGCGGATTCGCAGCTGGTGCGGTTGAAGCGCTTGTACCCCAAGGCGATGTACAAGGCGGTGACGCACACCGTGTCGGTGCCCAAGCCGACCGAGGGCCCGGCGGGCGGGCGGATGGGCGCGCCGCCGCTGCGTGACGAACCGCTGCTGGACTGGTGCACCAAACTGCTGGAGTCGCTGGCGAAGGCGCCCGCCGCGGTCGGTTGA
- a CDS encoding MazG family protein, with protein sequence MSPSRATVILAPAALPAVLPAAAWPALRAADVVYAGGDLPEVTRVALDAKAAPAPEELLRTTGSVVLVVADRAEPGAAALLRAGAALVSVPVPAVVDAVAVMDKLRSPGGCPWDAAQTHDSLRQYLVEETYELLEAIEDGDRAALREELGDVLLQVLFHARVAAESAEDPFDIEDVAGELVAKLVGRHPHVFAGDEVVHTAEHQQVRWEELKQTEKRRESIVDGVALGQPAVALAGKLGQRTGRAGLPYDLFPAGDGEAERLFRLAAGARRGGVDPEGALREVAKRFAADVRAAEVAAKAAGIEPLTLEAEGWRRFWPR encoded by the coding sequence ATGAGCCCTTCGCGCGCGACGGTCATCCTGGCACCCGCGGCACTGCCCGCTGTTCTGCCCGCCGCCGCGTGGCCCGCGCTGCGGGCGGCCGACGTGGTCTACGCGGGTGGTGACCTGCCCGAGGTGACCCGGGTGGCGCTGGACGCGAAAGCCGCTCCGGCGCCGGAGGAACTGTTGCGCACCACCGGTTCCGTGGTGCTGGTGGTGGCGGATCGCGCGGAACCGGGGGCGGCGGCCCTGCTGCGCGCGGGGGCGGCGCTGGTCTCGGTGCCGGTGCCCGCGGTGGTGGACGCGGTGGCCGTGATGGACAAGCTGCGGTCGCCGGGTGGTTGCCCGTGGGACGCCGCGCAGACGCACGATTCGCTGCGGCAGTACCTGGTCGAGGAGACCTACGAACTGCTGGAGGCCATCGAGGACGGCGACCGGGCGGCGCTGCGCGAGGAACTCGGCGACGTGCTGCTGCAGGTGTTGTTCCACGCGCGCGTGGCGGCGGAGTCGGCGGAGGACCCGTTCGACATCGAGGACGTCGCGGGGGAGCTGGTGGCGAAGCTCGTCGGGCGGCACCCGCACGTGTTCGCCGGGGACGAGGTGGTCCACACCGCGGAGCACCAGCAGGTCCGGTGGGAGGAGCTGAAGCAGACCGAGAAGCGCCGGGAGTCCATTGTGGATGGTGTGGCGCTGGGGCAGCCTGCGGTGGCGCTGGCGGGGAAGCTGGGGCAGCGGACCGGGCGGGCCGGGTTGCCGTACGACCTGTTCCCGGCGGGGGACGGTGAGGCGGAGAGGCTGTTCCGGCTGGCCGCCGGGGCGCGGCGGGGCGGGGTGGATCCGGAGGGCGCTCTTCGGGAGGTCGCGAAGCGGTTCGCGGCGGATGTGCGGGCGGCGGAAGTGGCGGCGAAGGCGGCGGGGATCGAGCCGTTGACGTTGGAGGCGGAGGGGTGGCGTCGGTTCTGGCCTCGGTGA
- a CDS encoding TetR/AcrR family transcriptional regulator codes for MTGAERRQQLLDVARALFAEKGFEGASIEEIAHRANVSKPVVYEHFGGKEGIYAVVVDRETQLLLDRMVSTLHGGHPRVMLEQAAIALLSYVEDSHDGFRILVRDSPVASSTGTFSTLLNDIASQVEHILGQQFTARGYDDKLAALYAQSLVGMVALTGQWWLDARKPKRDEVAAHLVNLAWNGLSHLEHKPKLRLSP; via the coding sequence ATGACCGGGGCCGAACGCCGCCAGCAACTGCTGGACGTGGCGCGGGCCCTGTTCGCCGAAAAGGGCTTCGAGGGCGCGTCGATCGAGGAGATCGCGCATCGCGCCAACGTCTCGAAACCCGTGGTGTACGAGCACTTCGGCGGCAAAGAGGGCATTTACGCGGTGGTGGTGGACCGCGAGACCCAGCTGCTGCTGGACCGCATGGTGTCCACTTTGCACGGTGGGCACCCGAGGGTGATGCTGGAGCAGGCGGCGATCGCGCTGCTGTCCTACGTCGAGGACTCCCACGACGGGTTCCGCATCCTGGTCCGCGATTCCCCGGTGGCCAGTTCCACCGGCACCTTCTCCACCCTGCTCAACGACATCGCCAGCCAGGTCGAGCACATCCTCGGCCAGCAGTTCACCGCGCGCGGGTACGACGACAAGCTCGCCGCGCTGTACGCGCAGTCGCTGGTGGGCATGGTCGCGCTGACCGGGCAGTGGTGGCTCGACGCGCGCAAGCCGAAGCGGGACGAGGTGGCCGCGCACCTGGTCAACCTCGCCTGGAACGGGCTGTCGCACCTGGAGCACAAGCCGAAGCTACGGCTGAGCCCGTAG
- a CDS encoding SDR family NAD(P)-dependent oxidoreductase yields the protein MGQSREIVVTGGGTGIGYAVAAKFAAAGESVTITGRREDVLAESAALLGAKYVAFDAADATAVERALAELPERVDVLVNNAGGNTDRIREKATDLAGVADAWRANYEANVLTAVLVTTALQPRLAERARVVTIGSIAAKAGSGSYGAAKAALESWNVNLAKQLGTSGATANIVAPGVVLDTEFFQGTLDEQWLKSRTSVAINQRAGQPDEVADAIIFLAGAGAGHITGQVLHVNGGAHLGS from the coding sequence ATGGGGCAGAGCAGGGAAATCGTCGTCACCGGCGGTGGTACCGGGATCGGGTACGCCGTGGCCGCGAAGTTCGCCGCGGCGGGGGAGAGCGTGACGATCACCGGGCGCCGCGAGGACGTGCTGGCCGAGTCGGCCGCGTTGCTCGGCGCGAAGTACGTGGCCTTCGACGCCGCGGACGCCACCGCGGTCGAGCGGGCGCTGGCGGAACTGCCGGAACGCGTGGACGTGCTGGTGAACAACGCCGGCGGCAACACCGACCGGATCCGGGAGAAGGCCACCGACCTGGCCGGGGTGGCGGACGCCTGGCGGGCGAACTACGAGGCGAACGTGCTGACCGCGGTGCTGGTGACCACCGCGCTGCAGCCGCGGCTCGCCGAGCGGGCGCGGGTGGTGACCATCGGTTCGATCGCGGCGAAGGCGGGCTCCGGTTCGTACGGCGCGGCGAAGGCGGCGCTGGAGTCGTGGAACGTCAACCTGGCCAAGCAGCTGGGCACCTCGGGCGCCACGGCGAACATCGTCGCGCCGGGCGTGGTGCTGGACACCGAGTTCTTCCAGGGCACGCTGGACGAGCAGTGGCTGAAGAGCCGGACCTCGGTGGCGATCAACCAGCGCGCCGGCCAGCCGGACGAGGTGGCCGACGCGATCATCTTCCTGGCGGGGGCGGGCGCCGGCCACATCACCGGCCAGGTGCTCCACGTCAACGGCGGCGCCCACCTCGGCTCCTGA
- a CDS encoding sorbosone dehydrogenase family protein, which yields MPARKVGIAMIGALVALTSACTDAPPAPEAATPTPPPSNAAPAGKAGSRALKVEEVTSGLTHGWDIGFLPDGKALVTQRPGKIALVSGLQPGATATEVKADFGDLFVEHESGLLGLVVHPDFAQSREFTTCQNFKQGETPTDVRLITWTLSADGASAQRVRTVLTGMPVNPNGRHSGCRPTIAEDGALLVGTGDAADDPDVPQDRTNLGGKVLRIDLKTGEGLPDNPFTSSANANERRVYTYGHRNVQGVAVRTGTGQVFVSEHGPTNFDELSLVKAGGNYGWDPSQGGTVDEYDESVPMTDLERFPDAVPQAWTSGKTTEAPSGAAFLTGPQWGDLDGRMVLAALRGQKLLVFTMDGPGAVTDVYLPPEFNSEFGRLRGVRTGPDGALYVTTSTGDNDKLLRVTLA from the coding sequence ATGCCCGCACGAAAAGTCGGAATCGCGATGATCGGCGCACTGGTCGCCCTCACCTCGGCCTGCACGGACGCGCCGCCCGCACCCGAAGCCGCCACCCCAACGCCACCGCCGTCCAACGCCGCCCCCGCGGGCAAGGCGGGCAGCAGGGCGCTGAAGGTCGAGGAGGTCACCAGCGGCCTCACGCACGGCTGGGACATCGGCTTCCTGCCCGACGGCAAGGCGCTGGTCACCCAGCGGCCCGGCAAGATCGCGCTGGTCTCCGGGCTCCAGCCGGGCGCCACCGCGACCGAGGTGAAGGCCGACTTCGGCGACCTGTTCGTGGAGCACGAGAGCGGCCTGCTCGGCCTGGTCGTCCACCCCGACTTCGCGCAGTCGCGCGAGTTCACCACCTGCCAGAACTTCAAGCAGGGCGAGACGCCGACCGACGTCCGGCTGATCACCTGGACGCTGTCCGCCGACGGCGCCTCGGCGCAGCGCGTGCGGACCGTGCTCACCGGCATGCCGGTGAACCCGAACGGCAGGCACAGCGGCTGCCGCCCGACCATCGCCGAGGACGGCGCGCTGCTCGTCGGCACCGGTGACGCGGCCGACGACCCGGACGTGCCGCAGGACCGGACGAACCTCGGCGGCAAGGTGCTGCGGATCGACCTGAAGACCGGGGAGGGCCTGCCGGACAACCCGTTCACCTCCTCGGCGAACGCGAACGAGCGGCGCGTCTACACCTACGGCCACCGGAACGTGCAGGGCGTGGCCGTGCGCACCGGCACCGGGCAGGTTTTCGTCTCCGAGCACGGCCCGACGAACTTCGACGAGCTGAGCCTGGTCAAGGCGGGCGGCAACTACGGCTGGGACCCGTCGCAGGGCGGCACGGTGGACGAGTACGACGAAAGCGTGCCGATGACCGACCTGGAGCGGTTCCCGGACGCCGTGCCGCAGGCGTGGACCTCGGGCAAGACCACCGAGGCGCCGTCGGGCGCGGCCTTCCTGACCGGGCCGCAGTGGGGCGACCTGGACGGGCGGATGGTGCTGGCCGCGCTGCGCGGGCAGAAGCTGCTGGTGTTCACCATGGACGGTCCGGGCGCGGTGACCGACGTGTACCTGCCGCCGGAGTTCAACTCCGAGTTCGGCCGCCTGCGCGGCGTCCGCACCGGCCCGGACGGCGCCCTCTACGTCACCACCTCCACCGGCGACAACGACAAGCTCCTGCGGGTCACCCTGGCCTGA